A genomic region of Danio aesculapii chromosome 21, fDanAes4.1, whole genome shotgun sequence contains the following coding sequences:
- the ccdc92bb gene encoding coiled-coil domain-containing protein 92, with the protein MDKSTLAQQVESVERNVTFLQEEHQILLMGLRLEIRNLKKRCNASNFISVCISTELSCDLSEKPPAKSQEDMELEEDLLQVRLLETEQHLAEQESALVELRAELRKKGAIASALQVRLRDEERRFLDELKRRSHKITTLSRDLRKQTDVAAQLSFQLHSAHFRLYHQTEDYEEEDEEDEDEGGTLQEPEWTANSPCVLESPHQSRSSGRLRRSERVRECVPRERVFGPQEPRPMPDPALFLYPFRHRLLPLRSSIGGHWREGSLSRISEARISRFRDRPLREDIGPETTEL; encoded by the exons ATGGATAAATCCACACTTGCCCAGCAGGTGGAGAGTGTTGAGCGCAATGTAACGTTTTTGCAGGAGGAGCACCAAATCCTCCTGATGGGTCTACGGCTGGAGATACGCAACCTGAAGAAACGATGCAATG CATCCAACTTCATCTCTGTGTGCATCTCCACAGAACTAAGCTGTGATCTCAGTGAAAAACCACCAGCAAAAAGCCAAGAAG ATATGGAGCTGGAGGAAGATCTGCTCCAGGTGCGATTACTGGAAACAGAGCAACATCTGGCTGAGCAGGAAAGTGCGCTGGTGGAGCTGCGGGCAGAGCTGAGGAAAAAAGGGGCAATCGCAAGCGCACTGCAAGTCCGACTTCGAGATGAAGAGCGGCGCTTCCTGGATGAGCTTAAACGACGCAGTCATAAGATTACAACTCTGAGTCGGGACCTCCGCAAGCAGACCGATGTGGCCGCTCAACTCTCCTTTCAGCTGCATTCTGCACACTTTCGATTGTATCACCAGACTGAAGACtatgaggaggaggatgaagaagaCGAGGATGAAGGAGGCACACTGCAG GAACCAGAATGGACTGCTAATTCTCCATGTGTTCTAGAAAGTCCTCATCAGAGCCGATCTTCAGGAAGGCTGCGGAGATCGGAGAGAGTTCGGGAATGTGTGCCCCGCGAGAGGGTGTTTGGGCCCCAGGAGCCCCGCCCCATGCCTGACCCTGCCCTATTCCTCTATCCATTCCGACACAGGCTCCTCCCCCTGCGCAGCTCCATTGGAGGTCACTGGCGTGAAGGCAGCCTTTCCAGGATCTCAGAAGCTCGAATAAGTAGATTCCGGGATCGACCACTGAGGGAGGACATTGGGCCAGAGACAACAGAGTTATAG